A stretch of Acidimicrobiales bacterium DNA encodes these proteins:
- a CDS encoding sigma-70 family RNA polymerase sigma factor — MTRGVSTDTLDESAGPARDMDLVAALKGGDLHLFAELVDSWSPAMLRIARAHVPDHHAAEDVIQEAWIAALRGLDRFEGRSSLRSWVGGIVVNIARRQGIRQSRLLPVPMAESGPTVDPVRFQQAGEREPGGWRRFPSPWRSPEDAAIDAEVRAVIQAAVTRLPERQRIVVELHDLQGYDGQEVADTLSISLGNQRVLLHRARAFVRRELEAYFAGRES, encoded by the coding sequence GTGACGCGGGGAGTCTCGACGGACACGCTCGACGAAAGCGCGGGTCCTGCGAGGGATATGGATCTGGTCGCTGCTCTGAAAGGTGGGGATCTGCACCTGTTCGCCGAGCTGGTCGACTCCTGGTCACCGGCAATGCTGCGAATCGCCCGGGCACATGTGCCCGATCACCACGCGGCGGAGGACGTGATTCAGGAAGCATGGATCGCGGCTCTTCGGGGTCTTGACCGCTTCGAGGGTCGCTCAAGCCTGAGGAGCTGGGTCGGTGGGATCGTCGTGAACATCGCACGCCGGCAAGGGATCCGGCAGAGTCGGTTGTTACCAGTACCGATGGCGGAGTCGGGTCCGACGGTCGATCCGGTCCGGTTCCAGCAGGCAGGGGAACGAGAGCCCGGAGGTTGGAGACGCTTCCCTTCGCCGTGGCGGTCCCCCGAGGACGCCGCCATCGACGCTGAAGTCCGAGCGGTCATACAGGCGGCAGTCACTCGACTTCCAGAGCGCCAACGAATCGTCGTGGAGTTGCACGACCTCCAGGGGTATGACGGGCAGGAGGTTGCCGACACGCTTTCGATAAGTCTCGGGAATCAGCGCGTTTTGCTGCACCGGGCGCGAGCGTTCGTTCGGCGGGAGCTTGAGGCATACTTCGCAGGGAGAGAATCATGA
- the sigI gene encoding RNA polymerase sigma factor SigI — MSDPSANSEFSAAWTDHRAHIVDVAFRMLGDIGAAEDVVQEAFSRLAKTKPGEVLDARGWLTVVTSRLCLDRIRSARTKRELVYDFTGREPAAPLTRPELDPADRVTLDDSVRLALLVMMQRLSPSERVVLVLHDVFQMRFEDIANTVGRPVATCRQLARRARQRIESESTGRRFDITAEEHREVTERFIEACARGDIASLVGVLAPDASGEVDLGVGVATPGVTHGPEQVALNLVKYWASATLVSLPSAAGPAVLGFRNRRLAGVLILTLSPDNKRVDKVHVIADPARLAFLRGALEVASSAADIPEP, encoded by the coding sequence ATGTCCGACCCGTCAGCCAATTCCGAATTCTCGGCCGCTTGGACAGATCACCGAGCGCACATCGTCGACGTGGCTTTCAGGATGCTCGGCGACATCGGAGCCGCCGAGGATGTAGTTCAGGAAGCCTTCTCGAGGCTGGCAAAAACCAAGCCCGGGGAAGTGTTGGATGCTCGAGGTTGGTTAACGGTCGTGACCAGCCGCCTGTGCCTCGACCGGATCAGGTCCGCGCGGACTAAGCGCGAACTCGTCTACGACTTCACCGGACGGGAGCCCGCTGCTCCCCTGACCCGGCCGGAGTTGGATCCAGCCGATCGGGTAACACTCGACGACAGCGTCCGGCTGGCGCTCTTGGTGATGATGCAGCGATTGAGTCCATCGGAGCGCGTCGTGTTGGTGCTCCACGACGTCTTCCAGATGCGCTTCGAGGACATCGCCAACACGGTTGGGCGCCCGGTAGCGACCTGCCGTCAACTCGCCCGCAGGGCCCGCCAGCGAATCGAATCCGAGAGCACCGGACGACGTTTCGACATCACCGCCGAGGAGCACCGGGAGGTGACCGAGCGGTTCATCGAGGCATGTGCCAGGGGTGACATCGCGTCCCTGGTAGGAGTTCTCGCGCCGGATGCCTCCGGCGAGGTCGACCTAGGAGTCGGAGTCGCGACGCCCGGGGTTACCCACGGACCCGAACAGGTCGCCTTGAACCTGGTCAAGTACTGGGCGAGTGCCACGCTGGTGTCACTACCCAGCGCCGCGGGTCCCGCCGTGCTTGGTTTCCGGAACCGCCGACTCGCAGGCGTGCTAATCCTCACGCTTTCACCGGATAACAAGCGCGTCGACAAGGTGCATGTCATCGCCGACCCAGCCAGGCTGGCGTTCCTGCGCGGAGCCCTCGAGGTAGCGTCTTCCGCAGCAGACATACCCGAGCCGTAA
- a CDS encoding NAD(P)H-dependent oxidoreductase, with translation MERLKLNVIIGTVRPGRAADPVARWVADRASGHGGFDAEVLDLRDWPLPLFAEGPETIGDFADPTYSDPIVKEWNKKQKEADAFVFITAEYNHSIPGVLKNAIDNVFVSFAFRNKPAAFVGYSGGIAAGVRAVEHLAHVAIEAEMVPLRNTVLLPQVHNVFDVEGQPTNPATERSIAITLDDLEWWGRLLADARAAGQLPPAQARQIVSAKAG, from the coding sequence ATGGAACGACTGAAGCTCAACGTCATCATCGGAACGGTGAGACCCGGCAGAGCCGCCGACCCGGTCGCCAGGTGGGTGGCCGACCGGGCCTCAGGACACGGAGGCTTTGACGCCGAGGTACTCGACCTCCGTGACTGGCCCCTTCCCCTATTCGCGGAGGGCCCCGAGACGATCGGAGACTTCGCCGACCCGACGTACTCTGATCCGATCGTGAAGGAATGGAACAAGAAGCAGAAGGAAGCCGACGCCTTCGTCTTCATCACCGCCGAGTACAACCACAGCATTCCCGGGGTCTTGAAGAACGCAATCGACAACGTCTTCGTCAGCTTCGCCTTCCGTAACAAGCCCGCTGCCTTCGTCGGCTACAGTGGCGGCATCGCCGCCGGGGTACGCGCAGTCGAGCACCTCGCGCACGTCGCGATCGAGGCCGAGATGGTTCCTCTTCGCAACACGGTCCTGCTCCCGCAGGTGCACAACGTATTCGACGTTGAAGGCCAGCCGACCAACCCAGCGACCGAACGCAGCATCGCGATAACTCTCGATGACCTGGAGTGGTGGGGACGCCTTCTCGCTGACGCCCGAGCTGCAGGACAGCTTCCGCCGGCCCAGGCACGCCAGATCGTTAGCGCCAAGGCCGGATAG
- a CDS encoding anti-sigma factor — translation MSMTCEQFVELVTEYLEDAMDADTRQRFEEHLALCPGCVIYVDQIREIVRQAGQLQPEDLSAQARDQLLRVFDDWRPK, via the coding sequence ATGAGCATGACATGCGAGCAATTCGTCGAACTAGTCACCGAGTACCTGGAGGACGCTATGGACGCGGACACCAGGCAGCGGTTCGAGGAGCACCTCGCTCTATGCCCGGGTTGTGTGATCTACGTGGACCAGATCAGGGAGATCGTGAGACAGGCCGGTCAGCTGCAACCAGAGGACCTCTCCGCTCAGGCCCGAGACCAGCTGCTCAGGGTCTTCGATGATTGGAGACCGAAATGA
- a CDS encoding WhiB family transcriptional regulator: MISNWIPADEDWRSFAACRNVDTNVFFPQSELFSNRAKLICSTCPVREQCLAWAMATEQRDGIWGGRTAKERLRLSRTNRRAA; the protein is encoded by the coding sequence ATGATCTCCAACTGGATTCCGGCAGATGAGGATTGGCGGAGCTTCGCGGCCTGCCGCAACGTGGACACCAACGTCTTCTTCCCGCAGTCCGAGCTGTTCAGCAACCGAGCGAAGCTGATCTGCTCGACCTGCCCTGTACGGGAGCAGTGCCTCGCCTGGGCCATGGCGACGGAGCAACGCGACGGAATCTGGGGTGGCAGGACGGCGAAGGAGCGACTCCGCTTGTCCCGAACCAACCGTCGCGCCGCTTAA
- a CDS encoding GNAT family N-acetyltransferase encodes MPIRLDWAQALAEGDATFTARFEIPVEPGWTGFPDALPILLEAAQKGVDPEWGPRLFFDSDGALVGNGGWKGPPAGGVAELGYAVAPSRQGRGIATAVVHQLVDQAREAKLAVIRAHTLAAENASTKVLTRCGFSKTATLSDPDEGPIWRWELELQPIIRVADPAEWDRLREIEDAADGMFAEVGIWPFNIVEEDDHLEQAAVVLVYGTPARGFACVDIVDDVAHLWQLSVHPSSGRQGIGRALVGAVCEWASSNGYPAVTLTTFRDVPWNGPFYSRMGFRTLDELPPGLKAIRQHERDLGDDDFGPRIAMRKELV; translated from the coding sequence GTGCCGATCAGGCTCGACTGGGCCCAAGCACTAGCGGAGGGTGACGCCACCTTCACGGCGCGATTCGAGATTCCGGTCGAGCCCGGATGGACCGGATTCCCGGACGCGCTGCCGATCCTGCTTGAAGCCGCCCAGAAAGGCGTTGATCCCGAGTGGGGCCCTCGGCTGTTCTTCGATTCAGACGGCGCGCTCGTTGGGAACGGCGGGTGGAAGGGTCCGCCCGCCGGCGGGGTGGCCGAGCTCGGGTACGCGGTGGCACCGTCACGACAGGGGCGAGGCATCGCCACGGCGGTGGTTCACCAACTTGTCGATCAAGCCCGTGAGGCCAAGCTTGCGGTGATCCGTGCCCACACGCTCGCCGCGGAGAACGCTTCCACCAAGGTTCTAACCCGGTGCGGATTTAGCAAGACGGCAACGCTAAGTGATCCAGACGAAGGACCGATATGGCGGTGGGAACTCGAACTTCAGCCCATCATCAGGGTGGCGGACCCCGCCGAGTGGGACCGTCTCCGGGAGATCGAGGACGCCGCAGACGGGATGTTCGCCGAGGTGGGAATCTGGCCGTTCAACATCGTCGAAGAGGATGACCATCTCGAGCAGGCCGCGGTGGTCCTGGTTTACGGCACACCGGCGAGGGGCTTCGCCTGCGTTGACATCGTCGACGACGTCGCCCACCTCTGGCAGCTCTCGGTTCACCCTTCGTCGGGCCGGCAGGGCATCGGCCGCGCGCTTGTAGGCGCGGTCTGCGAATGGGCGTCGTCGAACGGTTACCCCGCGGTCACGCTTACGACGTTCCGCGACGTTCCTTGGAACGGCCCGTTCTACAGCCGAATGGGGTTCCGGACCCTGGACGAACTCCCGCCTGGCTTGAAGGCGATCCGCCAGCACGAGCGCGATCTCGGCGACGACGACTTCGGTCCCCGCATCGCGATGCGCAAAGAGCTCGTCTGA
- a CDS encoding TIGR03618 family F420-dependent PPOX class oxidoreductase: MFEIPLPEDVRELFAAPNYAHLSTIRADGSPRNHVVWVGLEGERILVCTSDFTWKAKDMRSNPRVALSVVDLENPYRMAAVQGTIIEIRPDHDCRYMDQIATKYTSKPFPGRGPDRVCFVIAAQHAGARQLDWLEHRPASIAP, from the coding sequence ATGTTCGAGATTCCACTGCCTGAGGATGTCCGTGAGCTGTTCGCTGCGCCGAACTACGCGCATCTCTCCACGATTCGGGCAGATGGATCTCCGCGCAACCATGTCGTGTGGGTCGGCTTGGAGGGTGAACGCATCCTGGTGTGCACCTCCGATTTCACCTGGAAAGCAAAGGATATGAGGTCCAATCCTCGTGTGGCGCTTTCGGTCGTCGATCTCGAGAACCCCTATCGAATGGCTGCGGTGCAGGGAACGATCATCGAGATCAGACCGGACCACGATTGCCGCTACATGGACCAGATCGCAACCAAGTACACGAGCAAACCTTTCCCGGGGAGAGGTCCTGACCGGGTGTGCTTTGTGATCGCCGCACAGCACGCCGGCGCACGCCAACTGGACTGGCTCGAGCACCGCCCCGCTTCGATTGCGCCGTAA
- a CDS encoding RNA polymerase sigma factor, with product MSGADISGGENVAGTDADLVRGLMSGDQRLFAELVDAWSPAMLRVARVHVSNRQAAEDVVQEAWMAALRGLAGFEGRARLRTWVMGIVFNLARRHGTRDHRVVPDASLTMGPTVDPERFQGSGEKYPGGWRQFPTPWPSPEDRALNNEMLTQIYAALAKLPERQRAVIELRDLHGYDGQEVADILDLSPGNERILLHRARAGVRHELENYLAGRLN from the coding sequence ATGAGCGGTGCGGACATCTCCGGAGGCGAAAACGTGGCCGGGACGGACGCGGACCTGGTCCGCGGGCTGATGAGCGGTGATCAGCGACTGTTCGCCGAGCTGGTCGATGCGTGGTCTCCCGCAATGCTGCGCGTCGCTCGGGTACACGTATCGAATCGGCAGGCCGCCGAGGACGTCGTCCAGGAGGCCTGGATGGCGGCCCTGCGAGGTCTGGCCGGCTTCGAGGGCAGGGCCAGACTCCGAACTTGGGTGATGGGCATCGTCTTCAACCTCGCTCGCCGCCACGGTACGCGTGATCATCGCGTCGTCCCGGACGCTTCGCTGACCATGGGACCCACGGTGGATCCCGAACGGTTCCAGGGATCGGGCGAGAAGTATCCGGGGGGATGGAGGCAGTTCCCTACACCTTGGCCGAGCCCCGAGGACCGCGCGCTGAACAACGAGATGCTCACCCAGATCTATGCGGCTCTTGCTAAGTTGCCCGAGCGCCAGCGCGCGGTAATCGAACTGCGCGACCTGCACGGCTACGACGGCCAGGAAGTAGCAGACATCCTCGACCTCAGCCCGGGGAACGAGAGGATCCTGCTGCACCGAGCCCGGGCGGGCGTCCGGCACGAGCTCGAGAATTACTTGGCCGGGAGGTTGAACTGA
- a CDS encoding ATP-binding protein produces MKVNKTALIITVGACVVFALLAVFALELSSNQARSRHNVEVQIRDRATLSAALIDSLFQSVQQQIPQDSQTYGGRVVTAAQMQSSLTQGDVYSALLDSNGQLLAASSGFTPQARAELSNSAALALLRTGHPYGLGNFNDYGQTGAIDFAVSFPTNFGTRTLVTGFTPKALSQFIEGELAHVPGVKGSLNYLVDGNNVVLASTNPKVAVGQRLAVPGAAEAFAHPTADTHDTYFQQQKLTNSTWRVVLTSPDGALFASVSGWRQEVPWILFVAFAVVSLFALLLGWRALRSAEQLSDANEQLGVVNQELVDLNGTLERRAAELARSNEELDQFASIASHDLQEPLRKVRTFTEQLTVMETERLSPKGRDYLARTNAAAERMQRLIEDLLRFSRVSTQGRPFEDVDLSAVMDAVISDLETQITDLGAAVHAGPLPTIRADSLQMHQLLLNLVGNALKFHRFGVRPDVTVEGTIERGMLHLTVRDNGIGFEPQYAQRIFRVFERLHGRSEYPGTGIGLSLCRKIADRHGGTISAEGVTGVGSTFTVEFPARGAGPLQNHSAPSDPEAGPESVEELANA; encoded by the coding sequence GTGAAGGTCAATAAGACCGCTTTGATCATTACGGTGGGCGCCTGCGTCGTATTCGCGCTGCTCGCGGTCTTCGCATTGGAGCTATCGAGCAATCAGGCCAGGTCGCGGCACAACGTCGAGGTTCAGATCCGCGACCGTGCCACCCTGTCCGCCGCGCTGATCGACAGTCTCTTCCAGTCGGTTCAGCAGCAGATACCGCAGGACTCCCAAACCTACGGGGGGCGGGTCGTGACTGCAGCTCAGATGCAATCCTCGCTTACCCAGGGAGACGTTTACTCCGCGCTGCTCGATTCGAACGGGCAGTTGCTGGCCGCGTCGTCAGGCTTTACGCCTCAAGCCCGAGCGGAGCTGAGCAACTCGGCGGCGCTGGCCCTGCTCCGGACGGGTCATCCCTACGGGCTCGGCAACTTCAACGACTACGGGCAAACCGGGGCGATCGACTTCGCAGTCTCCTTTCCCACCAACTTCGGAACCAGGACTCTCGTAACCGGGTTCACTCCAAAGGCGTTGAGCCAGTTCATCGAGGGTGAGCTGGCGCACGTCCCGGGGGTGAAGGGGTCCCTGAACTATTTGGTTGACGGGAACAACGTCGTGCTCGCGTCGACGAATCCCAAGGTCGCGGTCGGGCAGCGTTTGGCGGTACCCGGGGCGGCAGAGGCCTTTGCCCACCCGACCGCCGACACTCACGACACGTATTTCCAGCAGCAGAAGCTCACCAACTCGACGTGGCGGGTCGTACTTACCTCACCAGACGGCGCGCTGTTCGCGAGCGTGAGCGGCTGGCGGCAGGAAGTTCCGTGGATCCTCTTCGTGGCATTCGCAGTGGTTTCGCTCTTCGCACTTCTGTTGGGTTGGCGAGCTTTGCGTTCCGCCGAGCAGCTCAGCGACGCCAACGAGCAGCTCGGCGTGGTCAACCAGGAGCTTGTGGATCTCAATGGGACCTTGGAACGCAGGGCAGCGGAGCTGGCACGGTCCAACGAGGAGCTGGACCAGTTCGCCTCCATCGCGTCCCATGACCTCCAGGAACCTCTCCGGAAGGTGCGCACCTTCACCGAGCAGCTCACCGTCATGGAGACCGAACGCCTGTCCCCGAAGGGACGGGACTACCTCGCAAGGACCAACGCGGCAGCCGAACGGATGCAGAGGCTGATCGAGGACCTTCTCCGGTTCTCCCGGGTGTCGACTCAGGGCCGCCCGTTCGAGGACGTCGATCTGTCGGCAGTCATGGACGCGGTGATTTCGGACCTCGAGACCCAGATAACCGATCTGGGAGCCGCGGTGCACGCCGGCCCCTTGCCGACGATTAGAGCTGATTCTCTTCAGATGCACCAGCTGCTGCTCAACCTTGTTGGAAATGCGCTGAAGTTCCACCGCTTCGGCGTCAGGCCCGACGTCACCGTCGAAGGGACGATCGAACGGGGCATGTTGCACCTGACGGTGCGCGACAACGGCATCGGCTTCGAACCTCAATACGCCCAGCGGATCTTCCGGGTCTTCGAGCGGCTCCACGGCAGGAGCGAATACCCCGGAACCGGTATCGGGCTTTCGCTATGCCGCAAGATCGCAGACCGGCACGGCGGGACCATCTCGGCCGAAGGGGTAACCGGAGTCGGGTCCACCTTCACGGTCGAGTTCCCCGCGAGGGGCGCCGGCCCGCTGCAAAACCACTCAGCCCCATCCGATCCAGAAGCGGGCCCCGAGTCTGTAGAGGAGCTCGCCAATGCCTGA
- a CDS encoding alpha/beta hydrolase, whose amino-acid sequence MSTTAPKSVQTSPSRHHRDQIAGFELFWREAGPSDAPAIVLLPGHPSSSHAYLGLIERLATRWHVVAPDYPGYGFSSAPPDTEWTFDLLAEVTNALLEHLRLDRYAFYMFDFGAPVGMRIAAAHPERITGLIAQNGNIALEGLGEAVAPLGEWWSDRSGHQATVDWFLSPAGTRMQWEAGLRDAESADPALVALDAKLLEEPERRRAAEALLWDYQTNPPSYPAWQEYLANRRPPVLAIWGKHDPFFVPAGAEAFRTHQPDAEVVLLDTGHFALVEEVDAIAAHVDRFLEKINH is encoded by the coding sequence ATGAGCACCACCGCTCCCAAGAGTGTTCAAACCAGCCCGTCACGCCACCACAGGGATCAGATCGCCGGCTTCGAGTTGTTCTGGCGGGAAGCTGGACCGTCAGACGCCCCGGCCATCGTCCTACTTCCAGGTCATCCCTCCTCGAGCCACGCCTACCTCGGCTTGATCGAGCGGCTCGCCACCCGCTGGCACGTCGTCGCACCTGACTACCCGGGCTATGGGTTCTCCTCCGCTCCCCCCGATACCGAATGGACCTTCGATCTCCTCGCCGAAGTCACCAATGCGCTCCTCGAGCACCTGCGCCTCGACCGATATGCGTTTTACATGTTCGACTTCGGCGCCCCGGTCGGGATGAGGATCGCTGCCGCCCACCCGGAACGCATCACAGGTTTGATCGCCCAGAACGGCAACATCGCACTTGAAGGCCTCGGCGAGGCCGTGGCACCTCTCGGCGAGTGGTGGTCCGACCGTTCCGGGCACCAGGCAACCGTCGACTGGTTTCTCTCACCTGCCGGAACCCGTATGCAGTGGGAGGCGGGACTGCGCGATGCCGAGTCCGCCGACCCGGCGCTTGTCGCCCTAGATGCCAAGCTGCTCGAGGAGCCCGAACGGCGCCGCGCAGCCGAGGCACTTTTATGGGACTACCAGACCAACCCGCCCAGCTATCCGGCCTGGCAGGAGTACCTCGCCAACCGGCGACCGCCGGTCCTGGCGATCTGGGGAAAGCACGACCCGTTCTTCGTGCCAGCCGGGGCTGAGGCGTTCCGCACGCACCAGCCCGACGCCGAAGTCGTTTTACTCGACACCGGGCACTTCGCGCTCGTCGAGGAAGTCGACGCCATCGCAGCGCATGTCGACCGATTCCTCGAAAAGATCAACCACTGA
- a CDS encoding VOC family protein: MSDTRDDGGVGQLTMRLAQARIVTDDVEGAASFYASVLGVRVCLNEYYVEVPAGDATLGFSKARFTECGVTAVPQVILDFEVDDVDAEFARLDALEVDWVQVPTTQPWGNRSMTFRAPEGLLVNVFSRPMDSTDASKGANHGDD, from the coding sequence ATGAGTGACACTCGAGATGATGGGGGGGTCGGGCAGCTCACCATGAGATTGGCGCAAGCACGGATAGTCACCGACGACGTGGAGGGCGCTGCATCGTTTTATGCCTCCGTGCTCGGGGTGCGTGTGTGCCTGAACGAGTACTACGTCGAGGTGCCGGCCGGAGACGCAACCCTCGGCTTTTCCAAGGCGCGCTTCACCGAGTGCGGAGTTACCGCCGTTCCGCAGGTGATCCTCGACTTCGAAGTCGATGACGTCGATGCCGAGTTCGCCCGCCTCGACGCGCTGGAGGTCGACTGGGTTCAGGTCCCCACCACCCAGCCGTGGGGGAACCGTTCGATGACCTTCCGGGCCCCGGAAGGCCTCCTGGTGAACGTCTTCTCCCGCCCGATGGACTCAACCGACGCCTCCAAAGGAGCAAACCATGGCGACGATTGA
- a CDS encoding MFS transporter, translating into MATIEAGHVGASPRQQRGGLILLLLCGAQFLVVLDSTIVNVALPSIQRSLHFSQQNLQWVASGYALTFAGFLLLGGRSADLLGRRRTFFTGVSIFLLASMVGGLSSNSSMLVAARVVQGMGGALMSPSALSLLNTTFQGPQRARAIGIYGAMGGAGGAAGVLFGGILTSGLGWRAVLFVNVPFGLAIVFAASRLIPNDNRGANAADFDLPGAFFVTGALLLLVYALTQAPSVGWGSGRTISELLGASVLLALFVANEARSRRPLLPLGTFRLNGVAVANTVAVLVFCGMTPLFFFLTLYMQQVLGYSALRTGLAFLPLTVGVIGVTRNASKVIARYGPRPTLAAGPLIFTGGLFWLSKIPANGRYLTDILPGLLIVSVGAGVSLVSVITAATRGVPSQNAGVAAGLVNTMQRVGTAVGLAVLTDIATSRTATLLSVHTRHLAALTGGFDRAILIASALVAAGGVLAAITWRPQLQLTPNRPERNRQKNEDTRDRTSHRQGNSASYPGGRENR; encoded by the coding sequence ATGGCGACGATTGAGGCAGGGCACGTAGGCGCATCCCCGAGGCAGCAAAGGGGTGGGCTGATCCTCCTCCTGCTGTGCGGCGCGCAATTCCTGGTGGTCCTCGACTCGACGATCGTGAACGTCGCGTTACCGTCGATCCAACGGTCGTTGCACTTCTCGCAACAGAACCTGCAGTGGGTCGCCTCGGGCTATGCGCTGACCTTCGCCGGTTTTCTCCTGCTGGGTGGAAGATCGGCCGATCTGCTCGGACGCCGGCGGACCTTCTTCACTGGCGTTTCGATTTTCCTGCTCGCCTCGATGGTGGGTGGGCTCTCGTCCAACTCGAGCATGCTGGTCGCTGCACGCGTCGTGCAGGGCATGGGCGGGGCCCTCATGTCCCCGTCCGCGCTGTCATTGCTCAACACCACCTTCCAGGGCCCCCAACGTGCTCGGGCAATCGGGATCTACGGGGCCATGGGCGGAGCAGGTGGCGCTGCAGGGGTGCTCTTCGGCGGGATCCTTACCAGCGGCCTGGGATGGCGCGCGGTGCTGTTCGTCAACGTCCCGTTCGGATTGGCGATTGTGTTCGCCGCCTCCCGCCTGATCCCGAATGACAACCGCGGAGCCAATGCAGCGGACTTCGATCTTCCGGGGGCCTTCTTTGTAACCGGGGCCCTTCTGCTGCTCGTGTATGCGCTGACCCAGGCCCCGTCCGTGGGTTGGGGATCGGGTCGGACCATCTCCGAGCTCCTTGGGGCGTCGGTGCTCCTCGCGTTGTTCGTCGCCAACGAGGCTCGCTCGCGCCGCCCTCTGCTCCCCCTTGGGACGTTCCGGCTGAATGGAGTGGCCGTCGCCAATACGGTCGCCGTTCTGGTGTTCTGCGGTATGACGCCGCTCTTCTTCTTCCTCACGCTTTACATGCAGCAGGTGCTCGGCTACTCGGCCCTGAGGACAGGCCTTGCCTTCCTCCCCCTCACAGTGGGCGTCATCGGGGTCACCAGGAACGCTTCGAAGGTCATCGCACGGTACGGGCCAAGGCCGACGCTGGCGGCGGGGCCGCTGATCTTCACCGGCGGCCTCTTCTGGCTAAGCAAGATTCCGGCGAATGGCCGGTATCTGACGGACATCCTCCCCGGGCTGCTGATCGTCTCAGTCGGAGCGGGGGTCAGTCTGGTTTCGGTGATCACGGCCGCCACCAGAGGCGTCCCGTCACAGAACGCCGGAGTGGCAGCAGGGCTGGTCAACACCATGCAACGGGTGGGAACGGCTGTCGGCCTGGCAGTGCTAACCGACATCGCGACAAGCCGCACCGCGACGTTGCTCTCCGTGCATACCCGGCATCTCGCAGCCCTGACCGGGGGTTTCGACCGGGCCATCCTCATCGCTTCCGCGCTAGTAGCAGCCGGTGGGGTCCTGGCTGCAATCACGTGGCGACCGCAACTTCAACTCACCCCCAATCGACCAGAAAGGAATAGACAGAAAAATGAAGACACTCGTGATCGGACGTCTCACCGGCAAGGAAATAGCGCCTCATATCCCGGCGGAAGGGAAAACCGTTGA
- a CDS encoding response regulator produces the protein MPENGHRPVTILMADDDEEDREMTREALQNSHLANEMRFVVDGQDLMDYLRRQGEYAHPGADAPRPGVILLDLNMPKKDGREALAEIKGDDNLRCIPVIVLTTSKDEEDIFRTYDLGVNSFITKPVTFGGLVEVMRTWQRYWFELVELPEAPKR, from the coding sequence ATGCCTGAGAACGGCCACCGCCCGGTAACCATCTTGATGGCCGACGACGACGAGGAAGACCGCGAGATGACACGCGAGGCCCTCCAGAACTCCCATCTGGCCAATGAGATGAGGTTCGTGGTCGACGGGCAGGACTTGATGGATTACCTCCGGCGGCAAGGTGAGTACGCCCATCCGGGCGCTGACGCCCCGCGACCAGGCGTGATCCTCCTGGACCTGAACATGCCCAAGAAAGACGGCCGCGAAGCCCTTGCCGAGATCAAGGGGGACGACAACCTCAGGTGCATCCCGGTCATTGTCCTCACGACCTCGAAGGACGAGGAGGACATCTTCCGGACGTACGACCTCGGCGTCAACTCGTTCATAACCAAGCCGGTCACCTTCGGCGGGCTCGTCGAGGTCATGCGAACGTGGCAGCGATACTGGTTCGAGCTGGTAGAGCTGCCCGAGGCTCCGAAGCGTTGA
- a CDS encoding ABATE domain-containing protein has product MSSAVARPTLMEAAQSSGFMVGGEPLAVDLADTVVTVSQPPTDLLADKKASDRFWSLQAYRLPEPWRAPSLSDTRELRDAIRALLDAALSGAPFRAGALKVVNRVSGAVTTTLAAENDSGRLQKLEYWGAAQPADLALGAAARSAIELLSDPSGLDHLRRCANPNCSMLFVKGDARRVWCTPNICGNRTRVARHYLRHREPDLR; this is encoded by the coding sequence ATGAGTTCTGCTGTCGCCCGACCCACGCTGATGGAAGCTGCTCAATCCTCCGGCTTCATGGTTGGGGGCGAGCCGCTGGCCGTCGACCTCGCCGACACAGTGGTAACGGTCTCCCAGCCGCCAACCGACCTGCTCGCGGACAAGAAGGCGAGCGACCGGTTCTGGTCCCTCCAGGCCTACCGGTTGCCTGAGCCCTGGCGGGCCCCGTCGCTGTCAGACACGCGGGAGTTGCGCGATGCCATCCGGGCACTGCTCGACGCAGCCCTTTCAGGAGCCCCCTTCAGAGCCGGAGCGCTGAAGGTCGTAAACCGTGTTAGCGGCGCAGTGACCACAACACTCGCGGCCGAGAACGACTCCGGGCGGCTCCAAAAGCTGGAGTACTGGGGGGCCGCCCAGCCCGCCGACCTGGCGCTCGGAGCGGCCGCGCGGTCAGCCATCGAACTGCTTAGCGACCCATCCGGACTGGACCATCTCCGCCGGTGCGCGAATCCCAACTGTTCGATGCTATTCGTCAAGGGGGACGCGCGCCGAGTTTGGTGCACTCCGAACATCTGCGGCAATCGGACCCGGGTTGCTCGCCACTACCTTCGCCACCGCGAGCCCGACCTCCGTTAG